In Papaver somniferum cultivar HN1 unplaced genomic scaffold, ASM357369v1 unplaced-scaffold_117, whole genome shotgun sequence, the DNA window TGATTTAAGTTTGGAACTGACAGTAAATGCAGCTAAGAAGTCtgggattttgagtttgttgaatttttttagttttttcgaTTGTTTGTTTAGTAAAATCTTTCTGGTTTTAGCCCTCTAGGTTAGTTATGAAATTGGGTTTGATAAGAATCATGATGCATTTTTGGTGTTTGATGTTTGCAGGGGTTTCTCTTGATGATAAGAAGAGTAGTTTATGTAAGTACTATTTTGTCACATTAATGTTTTTTGTGTTTGATGTTTGATGTTCACTTGAAATGTCTAAATACTATGAATTTGTTAATCTGCTATCAAATATAGGTGCTTGAGTGAGCTATTATGGAAATTCTTCTATTCATATTTTATTCTCAATTTGTTTGTTTGACCTTCACTCCAACCACTAGTTCAGATGCCTTTTATCATCTAAAGGACTGAACATAAACCTCTTTGTCCTGACTCTGTACAAACTTGAGAGTCAGGAAGTGTATATAGTAATGATCTGTTGATAAGAGGTTAAAATATTGATTTGTAAGATAGTTTCATTCAAGATTTTTATATGGTTAACTAAATCTTGTAGGATTTATATCAAATCGGTTCCCAGCCACTGCGATCCCTTACAACATGGTCTTTATGTATCTTTAGTAACCAGTTAGGATCGAGATTAGTTCTGCAATGAACCATCTAACAACTTCGGTGAGGGTTACATCTGGTGATCCATAAAGAAATTTGATTGACTGAAGATATACTACCACCCAATTTGAGCTTCCTTTTCTTTATGTAACGTTGATTACTTGCTGCTACTCGTGGAAATGAATTTTCTGAAATATGGTTTGTGCTTTTTATTATGTGGTTGCTGGGTTGGGGGTATTGTTCATGTACTCTGGATTGTTGGTACTGATAGTGGCAATAATGGTGAGTCCACTTTAGATATCTTGCAAGATTAACCAGGATATATATACTGATGCATATATGAGAACATAAGATACCATGTTACTCATTTTGATATTTTTGTAGGTAAGCATGAGCTTCACTTGCATTACTTTTACCAGTTGTGCTCAACTGTTTCTCCACTTGCATAGCTAAAGTTTAGTACTTCGTTGATTGTAGGTCAACAATTCTTGATATCAAAACTGGTGGAATCACAGATAATAAGTATGCATTCGGGATCTTAGTGTTTATACTTCTAACAAAGTGCGCAGACCTATCTCCCAATATTAGCGCCTTCGAAAAATTACATTTCTTAATTTGTAGTGCGCTCACTAGCTTTGGTGTGATTCCGATGATGACGGGGATTAGGTATTTCAATCTCACAGGCCCACGTATTTTTGATTTGAAACGTATTTGTGTCTTGAAATCTTCTGATTCACTCTTTTTAACTTCAACCTCTCGTTTATTTGCATCTATAACATCAACTAGTTGGCATTTATTGGTTACATTTTGCACACTTCATGTGGCACAAAGATTCAATGTTTTTAAGACCAAGGCAATTGATACCGAAACTGTGATGTTATTTGGTATTTTAAATGACGTGTCTACTGGACTTCTCGATTTATGTCTTGGGTTCAATTCCATTGGATTCTACCAGGTTAACTACTTTGATTTTATCTTATGATCATTTTTAAGAGAATTTAGGATCTGATTAGTTTAGTTTGGTTGTAGTAGTGAAAGTTTAATCCAGATGAAATGATTTTTCTGTGCAGATGACCAAACTTGCAATTATACCCTTTACAGTACTGTCAGAGACCCTGTTCCTTGACAAGGTGAGCTTGTCTGTTGTTCAAGTTTGTATAAGCAATTGCATTTGTTGCATTTGCTTTGTCAATATATTACTTGAACTCTGTCTCAGCCATGCACTATCAAAGTTTATACTTATGTAACCCATGCGTAGTTAACCGGAGATGGTTGATTAAGTTTATGGGTAACAAGGTACACATTGGCTCCATTATTTTCTTAAGTTTGTCTTAAGAACCTGCACCTCTTATTTCTCCACATAAAGGATCTTCAAGGAGTTGAAACCTCAGAACGAATCAATGGTTGGTGGACATTTGACTTGTACAAACTTCTAGTTAAATTTTTTTATGAATCAAGTTATTGTTCAGAATACTTAAAAAGTATCTCTTGTCAGCATGCCTACATCTCTTGTAGCGTATACACAATCCTTTTATGTGTAGGTCAAGCTATGTATGGCGAATGAATTGCATATTGTTTTCTATATTATCTCTGAATAGTCTATTCTTGTCATGTTGAAATTAGTTGTAAACTAATGTACAAGCTTATTTTTGCTGCAGGTATGCGATTCTGAGTTGTGCGGCTCAGTTCGTCATCAGATAGTTTATCATTTTGTCAGTTTGTACTTATCTTTAAGAAAACTTATCACTCGTATTGGTGCTGATTCAGCTTTAGTTTACAATTTTTGGTGATTCTGAATCTAAGCTATGATCAGTGTGTTGTACGTATAATGAGTTCTAACATTTATTGAATAGGAATGATTTCTTGTATGTAAATTGAACTGTAGTTTCTTGTTTGTTGCTATTTTATTTGATTCGATGGGTCAGTTTCGGAATCCAGCTGaatcaatttcattttttttaatagcATATGATCCAGTAAAAGGACTGTGTTTATCAGAATTACTGTTAAGTCTATCGAAGGGAGACGTAATCTGAAAACTTATAGTGCTCCCAGGACCAGTCGTTTTAAGAATTACTGTTACTCAGATGGGCACGCAGAGGAGAACATTAAGTTGCAATGGATGGAGGAGGGCATGTAAACCACTCTTGACTCGTGCAGGGTTAGAAACAACACCAAAAGGAAAGCCAAGGCGGACTGACCAAAAGCAGGAAGGGTTACTGCGAAGAGATCGAAAGCTGCGAGGTGATAAAGCCGGAGGTCACCATATGCTGAGTATAAAGCCAACGAAGCAGGGATTGAACATGATAGCATCGAGTCAACATTGAGTGCAACAACAGGCAATGCCTTAGCAAGGGAAAAGGCAATAGAACTGACGCGGCAGCTGGATATGATGAATAAATATGCAAGAAGTAGACCATGCAAACCCGAGATTGCAGCATTATTTTCTCTAAAGCAAAGGGATAACGTTAACGAAGATATCTTGCTCACGACATACTTCGTCAATTTTAGCTCATTACGTGTAACACGACACCTCGCTACTTCTCTCCAACATGAAGATTCAACAATCAAGCATACAAGGGCAAAATCGAAGCGAAGCAATGAATGATCCCAACAACAACTCATGATCGACAGCAACAAGATCAAGGAATGGTGCTTCTGTACCAAAACTCATGATCGACAGCAACAAGATCAAGGAATGGTGCTTCTGTACCAAAACGAAGCTTCCGAACTTCGCAAAAGAATAAGAGTAAAGTATATACTTTTCAagttattctttcgctcgttccttcaacaGCAAAGATCAAAGATGTCCACTCGAGCACCACACGTCTCGCTCCAAGAACTACACCAACACGGATTTTTTCTTAAGGATTGCTCTTCAAGCCATACTCAAGAAAAAAGGGCAAAATGTAGATACCAAAAACCATGCTCAACGTCTGGTGCCCAATGAAAGCCAATGTAGTATGACATTCCTAAGATAGTTTACATAGTATCTAGACCAAGATAGCTTAGTTTGGAAGCAAAGGTTATATTTGTAAATTCATTTTTACTCTATAGTACTAAAGAAAATatctaagagagagaaagggaatcagattttatttttctctatcatcttcttccccaaaactagaTCTAGAAGAGCTCCAaaaactcattaatggagtctcacaTTGTAAATCAATTAATCATAGTGAacaaccatggatgtagatcgattatgatcgaaccatgtaaaaatcaAGTGTCTCCTTTACATTCTAGCACTTTTATTATCATTTTTGTGGGTAATAAGTTCAGATCTAGAaattgttttagggttttgaagttgAAATGAGTCAAGAACAAGAGATTCAACACTTGGGTGTAGCTATGGATTTTCCGTAGTTACACCCGTAGTGGGTTTGTCTGAGTCCAAGAAATGAATCATTTTCAATAAATTGGACAGGTTATGCACTCTCTTATATTGGATAAGGTTTGTCTGAGTCCAAGAAATGAATCATTTTCAATAAATTGGATAGGTTATGCACTCTCTTAAATTGGATAATTGTTGCCGAAAAAATTCTAGTAGTGGCTATACCGTACGAATTTTATCAAACTTTCGTAACTTGTATAGTTAGaagtattttaaaacacctacgtaaagaatataaacatgacaatcgaattatacatatttcttatactaacaataatcaattaaaatggtagtttagtgatataggtcatctattagtgggacaaaatttaaaaatgaatGGTCACAACGTTTTTTGGGCACGTTATAACCGTTGCATAGGAATTTCagatcatgattttttttaattttctatttaaccgttaTAACGCCCGTTTTTATGAAAAATgtacaaaaaacaagttttttctCTAAATAACGCGCTTTTTTTtcaaaacgtgctcacacccgtcaaaatgCTATATAACGGTCACGTCAAGTGCCCGTGACCTGAAccgtgacccgtttttcaaaccttgaatCAAGATTACTAATAAGGGTATCAAATTACTTGGGGGTGTACCGGTGCATATTGGTAAGGAATTGGTACACCCAAGCAATTTGGTACTTCTATTAGCAGCCTTGAAATCATTCGACGAGTAAAAAGGGGGGGAAAGTCGTATAAACAATCAGCACCAGTGGTCTAGTGGTACAGACCCGTGTTCGATTCCCGGCtggtgctttttttttttttttttcttatttcaggTTGATAATGATTTTTGAAATCTTACAAGTTTCTACTCATTACTTGAAAAACCTGTTGGCTGCCTCATGTTGTTATTGGGGCTACTGCACTTCAATTTAATAAATTACACAAATTGGTGGACAGTGTTGGATAATCGCACCAGAAGAGCATTTAGATTTTAGAGGAAGAAAAAGACGCTCAAAATCAAAGTAATACTCATATAGACCCCATTTCTGGCACCTACATGTTTGTAAAGCCGAACTTGGCTCAGTGATTCTTGAGTATGCCGAAATCATGATTAGCAATCCATGTTTTACATTAAGCGGCTTACACATGTAAAAGCACAAGTTACAATGAACTCAAAACACAATGTGATACTACACATCACTCTTTTGACCTGGCCTTGAATATATTTTGCTTGTAGTATCTGAGCTCCCTGATGCTTTCTCTAATGTCATCCATTGCTCGATGTTTGTTTTCCTTGGAAGGAGCCTTCTTGTTATCTGCACAAAAAGAACAGGATTCTACACATTAGTCCATCTGGTTCTTGCCTATATTCTGCATCGAGTTTGTCTGGCCTAACAATATAGAATGAACTACAAGGATAGAAGTCAGGTTATCTATCACGTACAAAACTTTCAGAATGCACGTGGAATTTGAAAAGTTTCAATTGTGTAATGACGTACAAAGGACTGGGAATAAGTGTACAATTTCAGGTGAACACTTGTGCAGATATTGATCTTTGCTGGCGATATGACACAGCTATGTAACTACTGCGAGAGAGAAAAAACATTACCTCTTGGGAACCAGCGGCAACATAGAGCCTTCACACTGCTGACATCAACGACTACATGGGAGAAAAGACTCGCCAATTCAGGCATGTATTTCTGTCGAGAAAGAGAGAAATTTATTTAATGGTCACTTTTTTGATGCAATACTTGGCAAAGAAAGGAAAATATAAATCACGCTCTAAACAAATAAATCTTTCAAGAGGCCCAACTACTTTGTTTTCATTTCGGTTCTGCAGAACAAACTCCatacaaaataaactttaaagcTAGAGTTTATTATAGAAACATCAACTCTATGAAACACCAGATCCAATTAACAAGAACCATAAGCAAATACTAGTTGGTAGTAAGGTCACTCTTGGACAAATGAAAACAGGAATCAAACTGTTAAAGACGCGCACCAACTACAATATTGAACAGCATAAAAGAAATACCTTTAAATATTGGAAATCCACATAAATCGAGTTCCCAGCTAGTAGAGCTGTATTATATCCAACGTGTTTTTTCACAAATTCCATAACCTACAAATCAATATCCAATGAAAGAGAAAttgtcaacgaagagcagattgaGCGTTAGAATTTAGAATTTAGAAATCGAAAACATAACGAAGATACGGTTCTTGGATAACCAAAAACACTTATATATCTGTACAAGAAAAACTGAAGGGCGGTGAAAATTGTAAGAAAAAGTCTGCGAGAGAATACCTGTTTTTCAGCTTCTCGTTCTGTTATTGCACTGTTTAGAACTCTATCGGTCAACCCTAAAAGAAAGAAATTTATCATTCGCAATTCCCAGGAACACATGACAGACAATTAACTGAAAATAACTGCAATATTTAATGTTGGTAAGCTGCATACCACTAGCTGCATGATGCTCTTTGCACCACTCCCCCATATTATCTAGACACTCCTTGGTCTGATTAATTACCAAATCAGGACCCTACAAGGACAGAAAAAAAGAGGGGGGAAAAAGAAGAGATCAGTACGAAAGGACTAGCTCGTCACTTGATCACGCTGCGATAATCCACTAATACCCGAACATATAACCAGAAGCAATTAAACATCATTTGCACACCAACAAGATTAGAAAACACTAAACAAGAAGATGCAATAATAAATGTGAGATAAATAAAGAAAACTCTGCTGGAAACGGGAATCAACTGACCTCCACAGATTTTTCCAGATTTCCATCAGTAATGATACAAGCTATTTCCAGGATCCGATCAATTTCAATATTCAGACCTACAAAGTAACAAGTTTGTAAgaataagaacaaaattaaaaTACTATCACAAAATGTAATAATAACAAATTTTCTGTTGTCAGTGTTACTTGAGTTTAAGTTACACGTAAACAGAGTCACAAGTACCATGCCTTTGGTGCCTTAGTTGTCCAATTAACACGGGAAACACGTTTAAAATACATGTGTATTCTGTGTGGCAGTGGCTTGCAGTTAGAAGCTCCACTTGGAAATTATTTTGAAATGGTAtcctatgagatcaagtcatTAATAGGATCATTCTTCTTCTGAGCCTTTGGTCCCACACAAAGAGGGGTAGGCAAGAATGTAAACAAGAGGACTTCCCAAGCGGTCACCCATCTTGGTACTTCTCTTGCCCTTTTATAAGGAAATGGCTGGTTTTCAACCAAAGAAAGGTACACGAGGCCTTCTCAAGCAGTCACCCCTCTTGGTACTGCTCTCGTTCTCTTTTGGTCTATTGCTGGCCACGCCTATCACGACCCTATTTTCATAGAGCCATGGCTGTGGTTTTTACCATTGCTTTCCATGCCAATCACGAACCCTCCTCCTTTATCCTGGCTTGGGACAGGCTTTGAAGAAAAATTACACAAGTGGAGTTCAAGGCTTCAAGTCATTAATAGGATGAGCCTTTAAAATCTGGTTGGAGAAAAACATACTTGGGTAGAATTAATAGAGAAGGTCCGGAGGAAACACCATGGGCTTTTACACGAAACTTAATGAAGGAAACTAGGGAAACGAAGATAGATACCAAAAAGGTTGTAGGCGAAGATGACACAGAAAAAACAAGAGTGATAAGATGACACAAAAGCAAAACCTCAACAAGGGGCCAGTGAAAGGAAGAATAAGTGCATCTTCACAAAAACGTCTTACCTCTAGGCTCAAATAAATACATTCAGGGACGGAAGTTTGTTATCAAGTATTAGCATAAGCATATCAAACATATTTATTATCAATGCTACGTATATAAAAGGATAAGGCTTTAGTTTGCATGAATATAGTTCTCAAATAAAAAACTTTGAGGCATGCAATTAAACTATCCAAGTATCTACATCTTGTGCCAAAAAGTGTTAAACATGCATAAAGATTAGCCACCTACCTGTCATTTCCAAGTCGATCCAAACAAGTGGCATCCTGTATTCTTCGGAAGTTGTTGGATGGCTACGCAAGCCCAGTTTATCAGGTTTTATACTTGGCTTCGTGTCTTCTTTTACAACTGTCATCTCACTTGGCTTTTTACCTTTCCTTGAAACCTTATCTGATGAATCAAAGAAACTGCTTCGTCAATAGAGGACACTAACAGTACATATCAGTAAAATTCTAAGATAATAATCAACTATTTCACCATGACATGACATAAACACAGACACAGAGGACTCATACAAGTGTGTGTGAAAGTTACCACAATTAATTCTAGTGGAGTGCCATTCACGTAGGAAAGGACGTAAGTTCTGGTACAAaaaattggaaataaaaattTGAAAGGCTTAAGGAAATAAAAATGCCACCCAGCCAGAATACATAACCACAGCAATACTCCATGTTGCGTTTCCGCATGCCCTGATTGAAGGGCTATGACTAGTAAAAGAATACAAGTTCACCCAGTGGACTCAAATTGGTAAACACGGGTACTTGAAAATGTAAAATTGTTATTGAAACAAAGTTTTTTTCCTTAGTTAAATAGAGCTTTTAGTTATGTTACTAAAGCATTATACAATCCCAACATAAAAGAAACTCCAACATATCTGACCTAAGAAAAAATCAAGAGAATGaactggaaagaaaaaaaaaatgtcttcATTCTTCATGAACAACTCTCACATATTCCTCCTCATCAACAACTCCCATAGATTCCGCATCATTATGTTGTTACTCTTCAGTCTTCATTATTCATTAAGTTGATACTCTATTTTATGTTGATTACCCTCTATGGTAAAAGTTCTATAGCGTTTCATATTCCAAAGCAATGTGTATAGCTTCATTCATGTTCGTAATAAAATCTCTTATTGGAAAATCACATTTAATCGTCTCCCAAGCAATGTGTATAGCTTCATTCATGTTCGTAATAAAATCTCTTATTGGAAAATCACATTTAATCGTCTCCCTTAGCCCACTAACGTACCAACACACTTTCTATTTTTCATTATCTTTTATATCAGCTCTGTAACACAAATTCTCAAAAATCTCAGTATATTGTTCCACACTCATACTCTCTGTCTGCTTAAACTCAAGTAGCTTCAGCTAAGTATCCGATGTATACGAAACCGGTATAAACTTATTATGCAATTCACGAACCATATCCACCCAATCAGTAATCCTCGTCATCCCTTCCCTTTCACGTCGTAATTGAAGACTATTCCACCACATTAATGAATAACCACTAAAAGTACCAACCACTAAGCTAACTCTCTTGGAGTCAATCACATTCCAATGATCAAGTACATGTTTAACATGATAGATCCAATCCAAATAGTTGTCAGGATCTGTCCAATCCTCTGGAAACGCAGGCAATTCCTCAAATTTTATTAGGTATACTTCATTCTCCATATCAGATTGCACAAACCCACTATTCTGATCCATCTTAAACATTCTCTCTCAAACAAACCTCTACAAgtttctttcttgttcttctttataTGTTCTTGGAACCCAATTGCTATGCTATTGGAACCCAATTCTTaagctatttatacacaacacaCAAAAGGCCTCTAGACTATGTATAGAAGTCGGTTTATGATTCCTAATTCCAGACAAAAACTGAATATAGAAGGCGGTCAGAAATCAAACTTGACCCTAGTCAAAATCAGTCAACTTTCCTAATTCTTAACAAACTCtaattcaaaaaaacaaattaGGGTTTAAGGAAACTAACAATTTTTATCGCAAGAAAAGCACGATtgaagaaattaaaagaaaaggGGGTTTAAGGAATTACGAACCTGTAGTGATTATTGGTGTTTGGGCTTGATGATCATCAACATCTAAATCGAGTACAGAAAAAGCATTTGAAAGTCCATCAATActcattgctgctgctgctgcttgagTTGCTGTTGCTCTAGATTCTGGGTTGTTTATTAGAGTCTTCTTCTTGTTTGAATTATTGGTCGTCACTAGCGAATTGGAGGAGGAAGGCAAAAATAATGCCGTTCTTATATACGGGGAAGGATGATGATATTGTGATGCGTTGTGGTTGAGTTAAGGTGTTATCGCTGGTGTTGGGTTTGACACGTGCTGATATATCTATATATGGAAGATGATCGGTTTAGGTGATTTTTGGTCGTTGATTGTGTTGACTGATTTTTGTGTTAGGTCAACGGGAAGTCCACTGGATTGTTTGGCGATTTTAATTCTTTGTGAAAGTGATTGATAGCTTGTTTGGGGAACTGAAGCCAGAATAGTTTCAGAAATTAGAAGCGAAACTAACTAGTTCAACCGTTGCCACGGTGGAAGAGCCGACCGAAAAAGAGTCTAAAGATGAGTTTGTTTGCAATTCCTTTTGTTTGTTTTAGGAAAAGTAATATTTTCGCCTTGTTTCAATAAAAAGGGATATTTTTGCTCagttttagaaaaagtgatacttttgctCGGTTTTAGAAAAAAACTTCGTTAAGTTTTCAATCTCCTAAACATATGAAGAGAACCCCACACCACTCGACGTCACTCATAAGCAGATGTGATGGCGAATCAGATGCCTCAGGGTTAGAAAGAGAACCTGAGAAAGCAGAGTAAGGGATATGAGTAGTCCAATGTCTTAACATCACTCCTCGGGACATCAACTACAAAGGCAAGTGATAATTTCGCCCAGTTTT includes these proteins:
- the LOC113329944 gene encoding uncharacterized protein LOC113329944 isoform X5 → MKLGLIRIMMHFWCLMFAGVSLDDKKSSLLAIMMTKLAIIPFTVLSETLFLDKVCDSELCGSVRHQIVYHFVSLYLSLRKLITRIGADSALVYNFW
- the LOC113329944 gene encoding UDP-rhamnose/UDP-galactose transporter 1-like isoform X2, translating into MSTILDIKTGGITDNKYAFGILVFILLTKCADLSPNISAFEKLHFLICSALTSFGVIPMMTGIRYFNLTGPRIFDLKRICVLKSSDSLFLTSTSRLFASITSTSWHLLVTFCTLHVAQRFNVFKTKAIDTETVMLFGILNDVSTGLLDLCLGFNSIGFYQMTKLAIIPFTVLSETLFLDKHMIQ
- the LOC113329944 gene encoding UDP-xylose transporter 1-like isoform X3; the encoded protein is MSTILDIKTGGITDNKYAFGILVFILLTKCADLSPNISAFEKLHFLICSALTSFGVIPMMTGISWHLLVTFCTLHVAQRFNVFKTKAIDTETVMLFGILNDVSTGLLDLCLGFNSIGFYQMTKLAIIPFTVLSETLFLDKVCDSELCGSVRHQIVYHFVSLYLSLRKLITRIGADSALVYNFW
- the LOC113329944 gene encoding uncharacterized protein LOC113329944 isoform X1; the encoded protein is MSTILDIKTGGITDNKYAFGILVFILLTKCADLSPNISAFEKLHFLICSALTSFGVIPMMTGIRYFNLTGPRIFDLKRICVLKSSDSLFLTSTSRLFASITSTSWHLLVTFCTLHVAQRFNVFKTKAIDTETVMLFGILNDVSTGLLDLCLGFNSIGFYQMTKLAIIPFTVLSETLFLDKVCDSELCGSVRHQIVYHFVSLYLSLRKLITRIGADSALVYNFW
- the LOC113329944 gene encoding UDP-xylose transporter 3-like isoform X4; this translates as MMTGIRYFNLTGPRIFDLKRICVLKSSDSLFLTSTSRLFASITSTSWHLLVTFCTLHVAQRFNVFKTKAIDTETVMLFGILNDVSTGLLDLCLGFNSIGFYQMTKLAIIPFTVLSETLFLDKVCDSELCGSVRHQIVYHFVSLYLSLRKLITRIGADSALVYNFW
- the LOC113330040 gene encoding oligoribonuclease-like → MSIDGLSNAFSVLDLDVDDHQAQTPIITTDKVSRKGKKPSEMTVVKEDTKPSIKPDKLGLRSHPTTSEEYRMPLVWIDLEMTGLNIEIDRILEIACIITDGNLEKSVEGPDLVINQTKECLDNMGEWCKEHHAASGLTDRVLNSAITEREAEKQVMEFVKKHVGYNTALLAGNSIYVDFQYLKKYMPELASLFSHVVVDVSSVKALCCRWFPRDNKKAPSKENKHRAMDDIRESIRELRYYKQNIFKARSKE